The sequence TCAAGCCTTTACCTCCGTTCACATAAATATCCGCTATAGTTTCGCCCTGTTCGACCCTATCGCCCAGGCGTTTTTTCAATACAAGGCCTACACTGGGATCGACCCTATCACCTTTTTTCTCCCTGCCTGCACCCAGATACAGGGCTGCCTTACCTATATACTCGGCCTCAATCCTTTGGATATACCCGGTTTTAGGCGCTTTAAACTCCACTATCTCCCTGCTTAGAGGCAGAAGGTCAGGGTTATCTACAACATGGGGATTGCCCCCCTGAGTCTCTATGATTTCCTTCATTTTTGCAAGGGCCTTTCCGCTGTTAAGGTTGCCTTCCAGTATACTCCTGGCAGCAGCCGTATCACGGGCAATCCCGGCCATGACCAGCATATGGGCACCAAAGGAAAGGCATATCTCCCTCAAAGCTTCTGAGCCCCTCCCCTTTAGGGTCATAATAGCTTCCCTTACTTCAAGGGAATTCCCAACCGAAGAGCCCAGGGGCTGGTTCATATCCGTAATAAAGGCAACGGTCTTTCTCCCCAGGTTGTTTCCAATTTTAACCATGCTTTTGGCCAGTTCCTCTCCACCTTTGAGGTCCTTCATAAAAGCACCGCTCCCCACCTTTACATCCAGCAGAATAGCATCGGCACCTGCTGCGATCTTTTTGCTCATTATGCTGCTGGCAATAAGGGGGATACTTTCTATGGTGGCAGTGACATCCCTTAGGGCATACAGCTTGCCGTCAGCCGGTGCGATATTGTAGGTTTGGCCCATTATAGCCGCCTTTATCCTGTTCACATTTGATATAAATTCTTCCATGGTCAGCTCTGTTCTAAAACCGGGGATAGACTCGAGTTTATCTATAGTTCCCCCCGTGTGACCCAGCCCCCTTCCCGACATCTTTGCCATAGGGACCCCGCAGGAGGAAACCAGAGGCATCAGAACAAGGGTTGTAGTATCCCCTACCCCGCCTGTGCTGTGTTTGTCAACCTTTATCCCCTCAA is a genomic window of Koleobacter methoxysyntrophicus containing:
- a CDS encoding pyrimidine-nucleoside phosphorylase, coding for MRMYDIIARKRDGRELTSPEIEFFVEGYTRGNIPDYQASALLMAVFINGMNERETADLTMAMARSGEQVDLSGIEGIKVDKHSTGGVGDTTTLVLMPLVSSCGVPMAKMSGRGLGHTGGTIDKLESIPGFRTELTMEEFISNVNRIKAAIMGQTYNIAPADGKLYALRDVTATIESIPLIASSIMSKKIAAGADAILLDVKVGSGAFMKDLKGGEELAKSMVKIGNNLGRKTVAFITDMNQPLGSSVGNSLEVREAIMTLKGRGSEALREICLSFGAHMLVMAGIARDTAAARSILEGNLNSGKALAKMKEIIETQGGNPHVVDNPDLLPLSREIVEFKAPKTGYIQRIEAEYIGKAALYLGAGREKKGDRVDPSVGLVLKKRLGDRVEQGETIADIYVNGGKGLKEAINILEMALHISEGKPDSLPPLIYKTIEN